A genomic window from Brevibacillus agri includes:
- a CDS encoding TetR/AcrR family transcriptional regulator, producing MSEKRKTIPSLVKDPKLIEKRREQIIEAAVHLFINKGFHKTTTREIARASGFSIGTLYEYIESKEDVLYLVCDAIHAEMETRLREAINFNGTGLKILKLAIRSFFRVMDQMSDRVLLIYQESKSLPKETLRYVLGREEEIAQIFVEILQKGIADGSLRLDEKHVKLMADNIMVLGEMWVFRRWALHKHYTLEEYTEKQITLLLREISVSD from the coding sequence GTGTCCGAAAAGAGAAAAACCATACCGTCCTTGGTAAAGGACCCGAAACTGATTGAAAAACGGCGAGAGCAAATTATTGAGGCTGCCGTTCATCTCTTTATCAATAAAGGTTTTCACAAGACGACGACAAGGGAGATTGCCCGGGCTTCGGGGTTCAGTATCGGAACCTTGTACGAATATATCGAATCCAAGGAAGACGTACTCTATCTCGTTTGCGATGCGATTCATGCCGAGATGGAGACGCGCCTGCGCGAAGCGATCAATTTTAACGGCACAGGGCTGAAAATTTTAAAGCTCGCCATCCGCAGCTTCTTTCGTGTGATGGATCAGATGAGCGACCGCGTCCTGCTCATTTACCAGGAGTCGAAGTCGTTGCCAAAAGAAACGCTGCGCTACGTTCTCGGACGTGAGGAAGAAATTGCGCAAATTTTTGTCGAGATCCTGCAAAAAGGGATTGCCGACGGCTCGCTGCGCCTCGATGAGAAGCATGTCAAGCTGATGGCTGACAATATCATGGTGTTGGGCGAAATGTGGGTGTTCCGCCGCTGGGCTCTGCACAAGCACTATACGTTGGAGGAGTACACCGAGAAGCAGATTACGCTGCTGCTTCGGGAAATCAGTGTCTCCGACTGA
- the icmF gene encoding fused isobutyryl-CoA mutase/GTPase IcmF, translating into METEVYRPQNKVRFVTAASLYDGHDASINIMRRILQSSGVEVIHLGHNRSVDDIVTAAIQEDVQGIAISSYQGGHVEYFKYVIDLLRERGAGHIRVFGGGGGVIVPREIRELEEYGVCKIYSPDDGRRLGLQGMINDMIRNSDFPTVKQLENEVAGLREQNHKAIARLISVAEYAVDQPEWKEPLKECVREARDSIPVLGITGTGGAGKSSLTDELVRRFMRTYPEKTVAILSVDPSKQKSGGALLGDRIRMNANNTPRVYMRSLATRKSGMELSAALKDAIQVTRAAQFDLIIVETSGIGQGDAQVTEVCDVSMYVMTSEFGAPSQLEKIDMLDFADVIAINKFERKGSEDALREVRKQYRRNHQLFDLPDEKIPVYGTIASQFNDPGTNVLFAALMHRIVEKTGVDWPVENLDTTPVKIHKTSLIPTERINYLQEIANTVRQYRAYTEEQSAIARKLYQLHGAKETLLAAQEEAATELVAVLDKQIRLFEEKLHPECRRILDNWPKLKEAYRKDQFVTKIRDKEIITKLFTESLSGTRIPKVAVPDYEDWGEILKWSLKENVPGEFPYTAGVFPFKREGEDPKRQFAGEGTPERTNRRFHFLSQNDEAKRLSTAFDSVTLYGEDPDYRPDIYGKIGTSGVSVCTLDDMKKLYAGFDLCAPSTSVSMTINGPAPMILAMFMNTAIEQQIEKFVQREGRQPTEEEAEQIKAYTLSTVRGTVQADILKEDQGQNTCIFSTEFALRMMGDIQQYFIDHKVRNYYSVSISGYHIAEAGANPITQLAFTLANGFTYVEYYLSRGMHIDDFAPNLSFFFSNGLDPEYTVIGRVARRVWATVMKNRYGGNERSQKLKYHIQTSGRSLHAQEMDFNDIRTTLQALIAIYDNCNSLHTNAYDEAITTPTENSVRRAMAIQMIINKEMGLAKNENPLQGAFIIDELTDLVEEAVMQEFERISSRGGVLGAMETQYQRGKIQDESMYYEMKKHTGELPIIGVNTFINPNASEEDYEIELARATEEEKEQQIINLRAFQERNRHVAPQALRRLQEVAMAGENIFAELMETVKVASLGQISAALYEVGGQYRRNM; encoded by the coding sequence ATGGAAACCGAAGTGTATCGTCCGCAAAACAAGGTTCGCTTCGTGACCGCCGCCAGCTTGTACGACGGTCACGACGCCTCGATCAATATCATGCGCCGTATTTTGCAGTCTTCGGGAGTGGAAGTGATCCATCTGGGTCACAACCGCTCTGTCGATGATATCGTGACCGCCGCCATTCAGGAGGACGTGCAAGGCATTGCCATCAGCTCCTACCAGGGCGGCCATGTGGAATATTTCAAATACGTGATTGATCTTTTGCGCGAACGGGGAGCTGGGCATATCCGCGTCTTCGGAGGCGGAGGCGGTGTCATCGTTCCACGCGAGATCCGGGAGCTGGAAGAATACGGCGTCTGTAAAATTTACTCGCCGGATGACGGCAGACGCTTGGGCTTGCAAGGCATGATTAACGACATGATTCGAAACAGCGATTTTCCGACAGTCAAGCAGTTGGAAAACGAAGTCGCTGGCTTGCGCGAGCAAAACCACAAGGCGATTGCCCGCCTGATCTCTGTGGCGGAGTACGCCGTCGATCAGCCGGAGTGGAAGGAACCGCTCAAGGAGTGCGTGCGGGAAGCGCGAGACTCGATTCCGGTGCTCGGGATCACAGGCACAGGTGGGGCCGGAAAAAGCTCGCTGACAGATGAGCTTGTTCGCCGGTTTATGCGCACGTATCCGGAAAAAACTGTCGCGATTTTGTCTGTCGATCCGTCCAAGCAGAAATCGGGCGGAGCGCTTTTGGGCGACCGCATCCGTATGAATGCCAACAATACGCCGCGCGTCTACATGCGCAGTCTGGCGACGAGAAAGTCCGGCATGGAGCTGTCCGCCGCTTTGAAGGACGCGATCCAGGTTACCCGTGCGGCTCAGTTTGATCTCATCATCGTAGAGACGAGCGGGATCGGCCAGGGCGATGCACAAGTGACTGAGGTGTGCGACGTTTCCATGTACGTCATGACCAGCGAGTTTGGCGCGCCGTCCCAACTGGAAAAAATCGACATGCTTGATTTTGCCGACGTGATCGCGATCAACAAATTTGAGCGAAAAGGCTCGGAGGATGCCTTGCGCGAGGTGCGCAAGCAGTACCGCCGCAACCACCAGTTGTTCGATCTGCCTGACGAGAAGATTCCCGTCTACGGAACGATCGCCAGCCAGTTTAACGATCCGGGGACAAATGTGCTGTTTGCTGCCCTGATGCATCGGATCGTGGAAAAGACAGGCGTGGATTGGCCTGTGGAGAATCTGGATACGACTCCGGTAAAAATTCATAAAACTTCGTTGATTCCGACAGAAAGAATCAACTACTTGCAGGAAATCGCCAACACGGTCCGCCAATACCGCGCGTACACCGAGGAGCAGTCTGCCATCGCCCGCAAGCTGTATCAGTTGCACGGCGCAAAGGAGACGCTGCTCGCGGCGCAGGAAGAGGCAGCGACAGAGCTGGTTGCGGTGCTCGACAAGCAGATCAGGCTGTTTGAGGAGAAACTGCATCCCGAGTGCCGGCGGATTCTCGACAACTGGCCGAAGCTCAAGGAAGCGTACAGAAAGGACCAGTTTGTCACGAAAATCAGGGACAAGGAAATCATCACGAAACTGTTCACGGAATCGCTGTCGGGTACGCGCATTCCAAAAGTAGCGGTGCCGGACTACGAGGACTGGGGCGAGATTTTGAAATGGTCGCTGAAGGAAAATGTGCCGGGCGAGTTTCCTTACACGGCAGGCGTGTTCCCGTTCAAGCGGGAGGGCGAAGATCCGAAGCGGCAGTTTGCTGGCGAAGGCACGCCTGAGCGCACGAACCGGCGCTTCCATTTCCTTTCGCAAAACGACGAAGCGAAGCGGCTCAGTACGGCTTTTGACTCTGTGACCTTGTACGGCGAAGACCCGGATTACCGCCCGGATATTTACGGGAAAATCGGGACGAGCGGAGTGAGCGTCTGCACGCTGGACGACATGAAAAAGCTGTACGCAGGCTTCGACCTGTGCGCGCCGAGCACGTCTGTGTCGATGACGATTAACGGCCCGGCACCGATGATTTTGGCGATGTTTATGAACACGGCGATTGAGCAGCAGATCGAGAAGTTTGTCCAGCGGGAAGGCCGCCAGCCGACCGAGGAAGAAGCGGAGCAGATCAAGGCGTACACTTTGTCGACTGTTCGCGGAACCGTTCAGGCGGATATTTTGAAAGAAGACCAGGGGCAGAACACTTGTATTTTCTCGACAGAGTTTGCCCTGCGGATGATGGGCGACATTCAGCAGTATTTCATCGACCATAAAGTGCGCAACTACTACTCCGTGTCCATTTCCGGCTACCATATCGCGGAGGCGGGGGCTAACCCGATCACGCAGTTGGCGTTTACGTTGGCGAATGGCTTTACGTACGTGGAGTATTACTTGAGCAGAGGCATGCACATTGACGATTTTGCGCCGAATTTGTCGTTCTTTTTCTCCAATGGCCTCGATCCGGAATATACGGTCATCGGCCGGGTGGCGCGCCGCGTGTGGGCGACTGTGATGAAAAACCGCTACGGCGGCAACGAGCGCAGCCAAAAGCTGAAATACCACATCCAGACCTCTGGACGTTCCTTGCACGCGCAGGAAATGGATTTCAACGACATTCGGACGACGCTGCAAGCGTTGATCGCGATTTACGACAACTGCAACTCTCTGCATACCAACGCCTACGACGAGGCGATTACGACCCCGACAGAGAACTCTGTGCGCCGGGCCATGGCGATCCAGATGATTATCAACAAGGAGATGGGGCTCGCGAAAAACGAGAACCCGCTGCAAGGCGCATTCATCATCGACGAGCTGACCGATCTGGTGGAGGAAGCCGTCATGCAGGAGTTCGAGCGGATCAGCTCGCGCGGCGGCGTGCTGGGAGCGATGGAGACGCAGTACCAGCGCGGCAAAATCCAGGATGAGTCGATGTACTACGAAATGAAAAAGCACACTGGCGAGCTGCCGATCATCGGGGTCAACACCTTTATCAATCCGAACGCGTCTGAGGAAGATTACGAGATCGAGCTGGCGCGGGCGACAGAGGAAGAAAAGGAACAGCAGATCATCAATCTGCGCGCGTTCCAGGAGCGCAACCGCCACGTAGCGCCACAAGCGCTGCGCCGCTTGCAAGAGGTGGCGATGGCAGGCGAAAACATTTTTGCCGAGCTGATGGAGACAGTGAAGGTCGCTTCGCTCGGTCAGATCAGCGCCGCTTTGTACGAGGTCGGCGGCCAGTACCGGAGAAATATGTAA
- the ahpC gene encoding alkyl hydroperoxide reductase subunit C produces MSLIGKEVLPFKAQAYKAGNFVEVTEANFKGQWSIVCFYPADFTFVCPTELEDLQNQYETLKSMGAEVYSVSTDTHFTHKAWHDTSETIGKITYTMIGDPTHTLSRNFDVLIEEEGLADRGTFIIDPDGVIQAIEINAGGIGRDASAIVSKLKAAQYVRNNPGEVCPAKWQEGAATLKPSLDLVGKI; encoded by the coding sequence ATGTCCCTTATCGGAAAAGAAGTACTGCCTTTCAAAGCTCAAGCTTACAAAGCAGGCAATTTTGTAGAAGTTACCGAAGCAAACTTTAAAGGTCAATGGAGCATTGTTTGCTTCTATCCAGCAGACTTCACTTTCGTTTGCCCGACTGAACTCGAAGACCTCCAAAACCAATACGAAACATTGAAATCCATGGGAGCTGAAGTTTACTCCGTTTCCACAGATACTCACTTCACTCACAAAGCATGGCACGATACTTCCGAGACAATCGGCAAAATTACTTACACCATGATTGGCGACCCAACTCACACGCTCTCCCGCAACTTCGATGTACTGATTGAAGAAGAGGGACTGGCTGATCGCGGTACTTTCATCATCGACCCAGATGGTGTTATCCAAGCAATCGAAATCAACGCAGGCGGCATCGGTCGCGATGCAAGCGCCATTGTAAGCAAACTGAAAGCAGCTCAATACGTTCGCAACAACCCAGGCGAAGTTTGCCCGGCGAAATGGCAAGAAGGTGCTGCTACCCTGAAACCAAGCCTTGATCTTGTTGGTAAGATCTAA
- the ahpF gene encoding alkyl hydroperoxide reductase subunit F has product MILDAEIKAQLGQYLQLMEGEVLLKYSAGSDSVSRDMMLLLEELATMSQKIKLEETSMQRTPSFSVNRIGEDTGLTFAGVPLGHEFTSLVLALLQVSGRPPKVDQKLIDQVKSLKGEYHFETYVSLSCHNCPDVVQALNAMSVLNPGITHTMIDGAAFKEEVESKNVMAVPTVFLNGEPFGSGRMTLEEILAKLGSAPDAAEFANKEPYDVLVIGGGPSGASAAIYAARKGIRTGIVAERFGGQIMDTLGIENFISVKYTEGPKLAASLEEHVKEYNVDVMNLQRAKRLEKKDLIEIELENGAVLKSKTVILSTGARWRNVGVPGEAEFKNKGVAYCPHCDGPLFAGKRVAVIGGGNSGVEAAIDLAGIVKHVTVLEFAAELKADSVLQDRLHSLPNVTVITNAQTTEITGTDKVNGISYKDRETETVHHIELEGVFVQIGLVPNTDWLGDTVERNRMGEIVVDKHGATSVPGVFAAGDCTNSPYKQIIISMGSGATAALGAFDYLIRN; this is encoded by the coding sequence ATGATACTGGACGCAGAAATTAAAGCGCAACTAGGGCAATACCTTCAGCTTATGGAAGGCGAAGTGCTGCTGAAGTACAGCGCTGGTTCCGATAGCGTATCTCGTGACATGATGCTTTTGCTGGAAGAACTGGCAACCATGTCACAGAAAATAAAGCTTGAAGAAACCTCCATGCAGCGTACACCTAGCTTTAGTGTCAATCGTATCGGTGAAGATACCGGATTAACTTTTGCGGGCGTACCATTGGGACATGAGTTCACTTCCTTGGTGTTAGCTTTGCTGCAAGTGAGCGGCAGACCTCCAAAGGTTGACCAGAAGCTCATCGATCAAGTGAAGAGTCTGAAAGGCGAATATCACTTTGAAACGTATGTCAGCTTGAGCTGCCACAATTGTCCTGATGTAGTTCAAGCACTGAACGCGATGAGTGTTCTCAATCCTGGTATTACACATACTATGATTGACGGTGCTGCGTTCAAAGAAGAAGTCGAAAGCAAAAACGTCATGGCAGTGCCGACGGTTTTCCTGAACGGGGAACCTTTTGGCAGCGGCCGGATGACGCTCGAAGAAATTCTCGCCAAGCTCGGATCTGCTCCAGATGCAGCCGAATTTGCGAACAAAGAGCCGTACGATGTGCTCGTTATCGGCGGCGGCCCGTCCGGAGCAAGTGCGGCCATCTACGCCGCACGCAAAGGCATTCGCACCGGCATTGTGGCTGAACGCTTCGGCGGCCAGATCATGGACACTTTGGGTATTGAAAACTTTATCAGTGTCAAATACACCGAAGGTCCGAAGCTCGCAGCGAGTCTGGAAGAGCACGTCAAAGAGTACAATGTCGATGTCATGAACTTGCAGCGTGCCAAACGTCTGGAGAAAAAAGACCTGATCGAGATCGAACTGGAAAACGGTGCTGTGCTCAAGAGCAAAACCGTTATCCTTTCGACGGGTGCGCGTTGGCGCAATGTGGGTGTGCCTGGCGAGGCCGAGTTCAAAAACAAAGGCGTGGCGTATTGCCCGCATTGCGACGGTCCGCTGTTCGCCGGTAAGCGCGTAGCCGTCATTGGCGGCGGCAATTCCGGCGTTGAAGCAGCGATCGATCTCGCGGGTATCGTCAAGCACGTCACGGTTCTTGAGTTTGCTGCAGAGCTGAAAGCCGACTCCGTCTTGCAAGATCGTCTGCACAGCTTGCCAAACGTAACGGTTATCACCAATGCGCAAACGACGGAAATCACCGGCACCGACAAGGTCAACGGCATTTCCTACAAGGATCGCGAGACGGAAACGGTTCATCACATTGAACTGGAAGGTGTGTTTGTCCAAATCGGTCTTGTGCCGAACACCGATTGGCTGGGAGACACAGTCGAACGCAATCGGATGGGCGAAATCGTTGTCGACAAACACGGCGCTACTTCCGTTCCGGGCGTATTTGCTGCAGGCGACTGCACGAATAGTCCATACAAGCAGATCATTATTTCGATGGGATCAGGTGCAACCGCAGCCTTGGGTGCATTTGATTATCTAATCCGAAACTAA
- the rpoE gene encoding DNA-directed RNA polymerase subunit delta: MSQLFAHIDPEKLSEMALVDIAYEILRETNRTYNFRELMDELAAVRNLTNEQLMAIIAQVYTEINIDGRFVCLGDNVWGLKRWYPTDTVEETQEGGGTKKKKVILDDDFDDYDTEDEIVEDYEDDDVVIFEDEEEFVDDDADIEDEEIDAEIDEEELEEEEDELFDEELEEEEVDEELEDDEDK, translated from the coding sequence GTGAGTCAATTGTTTGCTCATATTGATCCCGAGAAACTGAGCGAGATGGCGTTGGTTGATATTGCGTATGAAATTTTGCGTGAAACCAATCGCACTTACAACTTCCGCGAGCTGATGGATGAACTGGCTGCCGTTCGTAACTTGACAAACGAACAACTCATGGCTATCATCGCGCAAGTATACACTGAGATTAATATTGACGGCCGTTTTGTGTGCCTTGGAGACAACGTGTGGGGACTGAAGCGCTGGTACCCAACTGACACGGTGGAAGAAACGCAAGAGGGCGGCGGAACGAAGAAGAAAAAAGTTATTCTCGACGACGACTTCGACGATTACGACACCGAAGACGAAATTGTCGAGGATTACGAAGACGACGACGTGGTCATTTTCGAGGACGAAGAAGAATTCGTGGATGATGATGCGGATATCGAAGACGAAGAGATTGATGCTGAAATCGACGAAGAAGAGCTCGAAGAAGAGGAAGACGAGCTGTTTGACGAGGAACTCGAAGAAGAGGAAGTTGACGAAGAGCTGGAAGATGACGAGGATAAGTGA
- a CDS encoding CTP synthase has protein sequence MTKYIFVTGGVVSSLGKGITAASLGRLLKNRGLKVTIQKCDPYINVDPGTMSPYQHGEVFVTDDGAETDLDLGHYERFIDINLSANSNVTTGKIYSTVIAKERRGDYLGGTVQVIPHITNEIKDRIFRAGRETGADVVITEIGGTVGDIESLPFLEAIRQIKSDIGRENVMYIHVTLVPYIKAAGEMKTKPTQHSVKELRSLGIQPTVIVTRTEQPMTQEMKDKLALFCDIDKNAVVECVDAETLYDVPLQLQAQGLDDYVCRHLGLTCQEADMTEWKSLVNKIKNLSKTTTIAIVGKYVELHDAYLSVAEALYHGGYANDSKVEIKWVHAEEVTPENVAELLGDVNGILVPGGFGDRGIEGKIIATRYARENKVPFLGICLGMQIAVIEFARHVAGMDGANSSEINPDTAYPVIDLLPEQKEIEDKGGTMRLGIGPSKVEAGTLTEAAYGSTLVYERHRHRYEVNNEYREQLAQLGLRFAGTSPDGRLVEIVEVPDHPWYVATQFHPEFTSRPNRPQPLFRDFVKASLNLNK, from the coding sequence ATGACGAAGTATATTTTTGTGACAGGCGGGGTCGTATCCTCGTTGGGAAAAGGAATTACAGCGGCTTCTCTGGGCCGACTCCTGAAAAATAGGGGCTTGAAGGTAACCATCCAGAAATGTGATCCATACATCAACGTGGACCCAGGAACAATGAGTCCGTATCAGCACGGGGAAGTGTTCGTCACGGACGATGGAGCGGAAACCGACCTGGACCTGGGGCACTACGAGCGTTTTATCGACATCAACCTGAGCGCCAACTCTAACGTAACGACAGGAAAAATCTATTCGACTGTCATCGCCAAAGAACGTCGCGGCGACTATTTGGGCGGAACGGTTCAAGTAATCCCGCACATCACCAACGAGATCAAAGACCGCATTTTCCGCGCTGGCCGTGAAACCGGAGCAGACGTGGTTATCACCGAGATCGGCGGAACTGTAGGGGACATCGAGAGCTTGCCGTTCCTCGAAGCCATCCGTCAAATCAAGAGCGACATTGGCCGCGAAAACGTCATGTACATTCACGTGACACTGGTTCCTTACATCAAGGCAGCAGGCGAGATGAAAACAAAGCCGACCCAACACAGCGTGAAGGAACTGCGCAGCCTGGGCATTCAGCCAACTGTGATCGTGACTCGTACCGAACAGCCAATGACCCAGGAAATGAAGGACAAGCTGGCACTGTTCTGTGACATCGACAAAAACGCGGTTGTGGAGTGCGTGGATGCGGAAACTCTCTACGACGTGCCGCTGCAACTGCAAGCGCAAGGTCTGGACGACTATGTTTGCCGCCACCTCGGCCTGACTTGCCAGGAAGCAGACATGACCGAGTGGAAGTCCTTGGTAAACAAAATCAAGAACCTGTCGAAAACGACCACGATCGCGATTGTCGGAAAATACGTGGAGCTGCACGATGCTTATTTGTCCGTAGCAGAAGCGCTGTACCATGGCGGTTATGCGAATGATTCCAAAGTGGAAATCAAATGGGTGCACGCAGAAGAAGTGACGCCGGAAAACGTAGCCGAACTGCTCGGCGATGTAAACGGCATACTGGTACCAGGCGGCTTCGGCGATCGCGGTATCGAAGGCAAAATTATCGCGACCCGCTACGCTCGCGAAAACAAAGTGCCGTTCCTGGGCATCTGCCTCGGTATGCAAATTGCCGTTATCGAATTTGCCCGTCACGTGGCAGGCATGGACGGCGCCAACAGCTCCGAGATCAACCCGGACACCGCTTATCCGGTCATCGACCTCTTGCCAGAGCAAAAAGAAATCGAAGACAAAGGCGGAACCATGCGCCTTGGCATCGGTCCTTCCAAAGTGGAAGCTGGCACGCTGACCGAAGCTGCTTACGGCAGCACACTCGTTTATGAGCGTCATCGTCATCGTTATGAAGTCAACAACGAATATCGCGAGCAGTTGGCTCAACTGGGCCTGCGCTTTGCGGGTACATCCCCGGACGGCCGTCTGGTGGAAATCGTGGAAGTGCCAGACCACCCTTGGTACGTGGCTACCCAGTTCCATCCGGAGTTCACTTCCCGTCCGAACCGTCCGCAGCCATTGTTCCGCGATTTCGTCAAAGCTTCCCTGAACCTGAATAAATAA
- a CDS encoding lipid II flippase Amj family protein, which produces MDALWLICLLTFIIHTTETLSYAIRFAGVKTGRIAVAMSLVGITLLLSRTSNLIQGPFTGGLMDQAALLHTDPSWQLHMIIAASSVGTLAAIALFPTFVQISRRVISHLELAGSIPQMLRTAVTVDSLRRVRHHVRIPSWQVISRFRFKGIPKRLLLLNCLGTAIYTSSVLSVLYATLLAPDYKATVLMSSGMINGFATIFMTILVDPQVALLTEKAMQGKATQESIRDMYLWLMISRFFGTLLAQLLLVPAAYWVAWLSPLFH; this is translated from the coding sequence ATGGATGCGCTCTGGTTGATCTGCCTGTTGACGTTTATTATCCATACGACAGAGACACTTTCCTACGCCATTCGCTTCGCAGGGGTCAAGACAGGAAGAATCGCAGTCGCCATGTCGCTCGTCGGCATCACGCTGCTTCTCTCCCGCACCTCCAACCTGATTCAAGGGCCGTTTACCGGAGGACTGATGGATCAAGCGGCCCTTTTGCATACCGACCCAAGTTGGCAGCTACATATGATTATAGCGGCTTCCTCTGTCGGGACGCTGGCTGCCATCGCGCTGTTTCCCACGTTCGTCCAGATTTCCAGACGAGTGATCTCGCACCTTGAGCTGGCCGGCTCGATTCCGCAAATGCTGCGCACAGCCGTCACCGTAGACAGCCTCCGCCGCGTCCGCCACCACGTGCGAATCCCGAGCTGGCAAGTCATCTCCCGTTTTCGCTTCAAAGGCATTCCCAAGCGCCTGCTGCTGCTCAACTGCCTGGGAACGGCGATTTACACCAGCAGCGTGCTCTCCGTGCTCTACGCGACGTTGCTGGCCCCCGACTACAAAGCAACGGTGCTGATGTCGTCCGGCATGATTAACGGCTTCGCTACGATTTTCATGACGATTCTGGTAGACCCGCAGGTGGCCCTCCTGACCGAGAAAGCCATGCAGGGAAAAGCGACGCAGGAATCGATCCGGGACATGTATTTGTGGCTGATGATTTCCCGATTTTTCGGGACGCTTCTGGCTCAGCTCCTGCTCGTCCCGGCCGCCTACTGGGTTGCCTGGCTGTCTCCGCTCTTTCACTGA
- a CDS encoding ISL3 family transposase, translated as MCLDFSTDFIRLPSFHLTHWEKTKETDWIAVLEPHSACHLCPICLGASTNHARPGRRILRHRFVPAWGTVWVSVPVYRQRCASCGLTWTVEWNGIPPRGSVTSAFQEMAVDMCHSRDLLSVAKQLSVAYSTLERWYYQLAPQRLAQPKEHEAPEVVCLDEFALQKGHKYGVNLMDAQTGHIWQVTEGRSREQVRNALQQWPFRKVPQVVVTDLAPGMAETVRQVWKHTLVVADKFHVIQLFSKALEATRKRTHARGTHRRGRHEQRLLHTIPDKLKPEELQELKIWLAEDPHLERLYFALQDIRTVYAVETQEAGEEALQKWIVDHLYSPTPAVRSIAKTIVQWQEPIQHYFSFRVTNAKIEGTHNKVKVIKRRAYGYRNLERFKIRIRLECKPAT; from the coding sequence TTGTGCCTTGATTTTAGCACAGACTTTATCAGACTTCCATCATTCCATCTCACACATTGGGAAAAAACAAAGGAAACGGATTGGATCGCTGTTCTGGAACCGCATTCTGCCTGTCATCTTTGTCCGATCTGCCTCGGAGCCAGTACCAACCATGCACGTCCTGGACGGCGTATTCTTCGTCATCGTTTCGTTCCTGCTTGGGGGACCGTCTGGGTATCCGTTCCCGTGTATCGCCAGCGCTGTGCGAGTTGTGGGCTTACATGGACAGTGGAATGGAACGGTATCCCGCCTCGAGGATCCGTCACCTCTGCTTTTCAAGAGATGGCGGTGGATATGTGCCACAGTCGGGATTTGCTCTCGGTTGCCAAGCAATTGAGTGTGGCCTACTCGACACTTGAACGCTGGTACTACCAACTGGCCCCCCAACGCCTTGCTCAACCAAAAGAACATGAAGCTCCTGAAGTGGTCTGTCTGGATGAGTTTGCTCTGCAAAAAGGACATAAGTATGGCGTGAACCTCATGGATGCTCAAACCGGTCATATCTGGCAAGTCACAGAAGGACGTTCACGTGAACAAGTACGAAACGCGCTGCAGCAATGGCCTTTTCGTAAGGTTCCCCAGGTAGTTGTCACGGATTTGGCTCCAGGAATGGCTGAAACCGTACGCCAGGTCTGGAAGCATACCCTTGTGGTAGCAGATAAATTTCACGTGATCCAGCTTTTCTCTAAAGCGTTGGAAGCTACCCGAAAACGCACTCATGCTCGTGGAACACATCGTCGGGGCAGACATGAGCAACGCCTGCTCCATACGATCCCTGACAAGCTGAAGCCCGAAGAGCTTCAGGAACTGAAGATTTGGTTAGCAGAAGATCCACATCTGGAACGACTCTACTTTGCGCTTCAAGACATAAGAACCGTGTATGCCGTTGAAACCCAAGAGGCAGGGGAGGAAGCGCTTCAGAAATGGATTGTCGACCATCTCTATTCTCCGACTCCTGCGGTTCGTTCCATTGCCAAAACGATTGTCCAGTGGCAAGAGCCCATTCAGCATTATTTTTCCTTTCGGGTAACGAATGCCAAGATTGAAGGGACACACAACAAAGTGAAGGTAATCAAACGAAGAGCCTACGGCTACCGCAATCTAGAGAGATTCAAGATTCGCATTAGACTGGAGTGTAAACCGGCTACATAA
- a CDS encoding response regulator encodes MFDKHDKKVLVVDDQYGIRILLYEVLGKEGYKTFQAANGKMALEIVEKESPDLVILDMKIPGMDGIEILKHIKKINQDIKVIMMTAYGELDMIKEATQLGALTHFTKPFDIDELRMAVQQQLAC; translated from the coding sequence GTGTTCGACAAACATGATAAAAAGGTGCTGGTTGTCGATGACCAGTATGGTATTCGCATTTTGTTGTATGAGGTACTGGGAAAAGAAGGGTACAAAACCTTCCAGGCCGCAAACGGGAAAATGGCCCTGGAGATCGTGGAAAAAGAGTCGCCAGATCTGGTCATTCTCGACATGAAGATTCCAGGCATGGACGGCATTGAGATTTTGAAGCACATCAAAAAGATCAATCAGGATATCAAGGTAATCATGATGACGGCTTACGGTGAGCTGGACATGATTAAGGAAGCGACCCAGTTGGGAGCGTTGACCCATTTTACCAAACCGTTTGATATTGACGAGCTGAGAATGGCCGTACAGCAGCAACTCGCCTGCTAG